The nucleotide sequence tatgtaatgacaccttggagaccaagtttcggtccgattcgtttcatggtttggccaccagggggccaaacgttaaaagtgaaaatatgcaatatctcccttaatagtagtcgggaaattttgaaaaaaatatggtaggtacttctagcaaaggtgcatcatatatcgtccgggtttttgatttgacctccttttcaaggtcacagaggtcaaatggtgtaaattggtcgttaggatgtaacgatggcacgtttctaaactgcaatgactattgataccaaatttggtacacatttaccccttagtcaggtgatctcagggaccgaagtttggtccaatatgattcaccacttgaccaccagggggcaaagtccaaaaaccttaaaaatgggattattccttaacttcttgcccgattgccaccaatttgatatcatgggtacatctaaccaccatacagtatatgtcacacaggtttttaatttcaccttcttgtcaaggtcacagaggtcaaatggcgtaaattcgccgtcaggccgtaactatggcacgtttcttaactgcaatgactattgatcacaaattaagtacacatgtaccccttggtcaggtgatctcaggtaccgaagtttggtgcgatctgatttgccgtttggcctccagggagggggccaaatcctaaattcttcaaaaaacccattattcctagtaatgacttgcccgattggcactaattttatatcataggtacatctaattctaacaaccattcaatgtgtcacccgggtcttctttgatttgacctacttttcaaggtcacagaggtcgaatgtactgtaaattggccattttggggaaattgtaattgcttggacctacatcaaacctaacactacatgacacaataccatgctctttatccatctttcctccacatgaggtgagcacaatggccctggccatttcattacctCTTGATGAGGATTGCCCTGTCTGAAGCTTAGTGGCTGAAGCAGGAATGAACATGGGCAATTGCCCTTCTCGAGAGAGAGGATTGTTTTTCTCCTGAAATGGAGACCTGGGTTCTGTGATGGCCAGTACCCTTTTATGACATCGACATAGACTGAGTGAGTGTGGAAGGAGCTTGCTTCTTGTGTTTGGAGTTTGTTTTGAAGTTGTGGTTTAATGTTGCCAGCATAGCTATCAGCTATGGAGTACCCCCAAGGTTAACCCAGTGCATAAAGTAATAACAAATTGAGGTACATATCCATAGCTCATCTAAACTCTTTGGTTATCATGACCATTGTATCTGACCAGAGATGTTCTTGGCAGAGGTAGTTGTGTGAATCATTTCCTTTCTAACAGGTGTGTTATACGTGGATCAACTGCTTGCCTCAAGTGATGGCAGGCCATTTAGCTCAGCCCTGCTGGACAACCTTATACTCCTTACTGAATCTCCAAGTAACCTGGGGGCATTCTTCAGGACAACTTGCCCCAGGTGGATAGCCAGCTGTTTGATAGCTAAACACAATCATTTGGCCTGGTGTGGGGGAATATATTCAAGGGGAATGGTATTTTTACGGACACCTGGATGGGTGGAGCCGAATTTGATTTTACTCCAGTGACCATTTTGCCAACTTGCTAATCTGGTTTATTATCCCAATTTCTTTGTGCCTGAAATAGTTAGTTAATTTCATGATTTGTTTGCACTGTTTTCAAGAATTCATGGATCATCCTGAAATAATTTCAGCTGAGTCCATTATGAGCATTACAAGGTATATTAACCAGTTGTTCCAGTGTATCCCTTGTCGATTCCATCTCCGAATTGACAAGCTGCTGACAAGAACATACAACAGACTCTCTAATTAGCTACATAGCACATTTCTGACAAATATCTTTTAATCACCTTTGGTACTTCTTAGCATTTTCTGCATATGCCTTGTCTGATATGTAGCTAGTAGCATGTCAATCATAGTAGGGTACCTGCTATCTCTTCAGCTCAATTCTATCATGAGATTGCAGGAAGAAAAGCCTACTGGTGTAACATCAGGAATTAGGCTTGGTTTTCACTAAACTCACTGAAAAACCTTCGGTGATGTGATGATGAATCAAAAGAATTGGAAAGGCCTTGATGTTCTCCTACAGTGTATGTAAAAGTACCAGATTATgacctaaattggttgttttcattcaatttcacctctcaaAGGACAGCAGTATCAATTCCAAGggtatccttgatagagaggttctactctactgATACTCCTGTTGAAACGCGGTCAAAACACTTGCAGTCTCCTCTGGAGGAATTGATGAGAAAGAAGTTTCCAATGGGTCAAATGTGCATAAAAGTGTATTTCTGTGCACCCGGGAACATTGAACAGTGTTCAATATGTTACGAATGGGGAATTCTACGCCGGTGACTAAAGCACAGGTGGAAACCAATCAGACTGGTGGAAGGGAATTGGATAGGCCCCATAGTACTGATAGAGCACACCTGGGCGGTTGTGACATCATTAACGAAGTTGAGTAATTAACCATTGGTGTCTAATTGCCCGTTGTTGGGAGAGGTTTTATGATTAATTCAACAGATATGTTGGTTTGTGGAATAAAAAGACGTGAGGCTCTTCAATTTACCTATCCTCGAGGCTGTTCTACTATGATTCTCCCCCATCTCAACttatcatcaatcaatcaatgtatcacatttatatagcgcccttatcagtcttatattgggccgttcaaaggcgcttcaTCTTTGACAAAATTTTTGTGATGTATTCCCTTCCCATAGCCAGTCACTAGAAGGCTGTTCCTAAGCTCAGTCAGTTCTTCAAaatatgatcatgatgatagaTCTTGTAATATTCTACGTGCCTAGGCCTCCTATGCTTTCCACTTTGGCAGGCTACCAAGAGTAAAAGGCCTGAAGCAAGTCCTTAGTCAACAACTTCATGTATATTTACCGTGGTCAAGCAAGGCAGTGTGGTCCTGTCAGTTGATGGCAGCTCTAACATACCAGCTGCTGAAAGCATGTAAAAAGTCCTACATGCAGTAAGAAATTAGTCATTTGTGCATTCACTTGAAAGGTATCATAACCTTCGCTCAGCACTTATTTCTTGCCTGTTTCTTCTAATTGCAGTGTACTGCCAAGTACAATCGTTCCGTGTCAAACCCAATGATACTATCGTCGTGCAGGGACAaacaatcatcttaaaatgtgaagttgaaaatcaacAGGGAAGAGTGCAGTGGACCAAAGATGGATTTGCATTGGGTGAGTCAACAAGTTGTACCAATAAATTCCCCATCCTTAATCGGATCTAGAAATCTGAAAAAAGAGGGTGCAGCATTGAAATTAGTTGACCAAGTTGCTCATTTGACAAATGTGAACCGTCTCTGCCAAACAaggtgcatgtcgcacagaatatgagcctaaatgacaacAGGAGATAACGGAAGCTATTGATGTACTCAGTGAAAGGAATAACCCACTCGGTCcctctcaacctgccaagctcagagcgtcATGCACCTGGTTTTTCTGTGACTGGTCACAAATATCCTACTGAATGGAAAGAAGCAATTACAACTGCAGTGTCATATGTTTTAAAAGGCCTGACTTCAAATACATCTGTGGCTTTTTGGACCTCGGGGAACATCCTAGGGCTTTTGGAATTATGTCCTCTAAATATGAAATACTTCTCTGAAATTCCAGGTTTTTCACGTGATGTCCCTGGTTACTCAAGATACTCGATGGTAGGCGACGAGTCGCGAGGCGTTTACAACCTAAAGATTGTGAATGTTGCCCTCGGTGATGATGCGCTGTACGAGTGCCAGGTGGGACCCTCGTCCGGCCATCCTCCCATCAAGACCAGGGCGACTCTATCTGTTGCAGGTAATTGAATACCATGGGACCCAGATCCCTAACTCGGAGTACTCTAGAAAGTCCCTATCAACAATGCTCTTTGGGCAGACAAATCCTGCCCCTATTTAagaagtgtcctgattgcaTTGGTCAAATTCAACGGAAGcgaccaatttgagaccatAATTTATTTCAAGAGTTTGCAAGAATGAAATAGATTTCGGCTTcaaagagagaaaaaacaccCTGATATTTTCACGaatattgattttcaaattaTTCTCGTTCAGTTCCTCCCGATGTGCCTGTGATTAGCGGCCAATCCAATGGCTCCATTATCGAAGTCTTACCAACGCAACGCACCCTCGAACTCATCTGTGAATCACGCAATGGGAAACCTGCAGCAACTATTACGTGGCTTCGGAACGGCAAGAAAATCACGACAGACGAAATAAAATACTCAATTCAGGATACTCCGAATAAGCGACAGAACGCCAGGAGTGTCCTGACGATAAAACCTAAACGGGAAGACAATGGTGCCACGTATTCTTGTCAAGCGATCAATTTTGCGCTCAGCAAACCGTTGGAGTCGGTCGTCCTGTTGAGCGTTTTACGTGAGTGGTTTTTGTTTGTGGCATCTTTtggagattaatttgttaaatAGTAACTGGCTGTGGCATCAAGGCATCTTAGCCCCTCACAGACACTTTCATGTTTTAAGTCTGCCAGCCCTTGAATAGAGTGTGGTTGAAGATTGTGGTCCAGGAGGGTCCTGGGAAGACTTTACCACTTTGGAACATAAAGATATCAACTAATGATCATTATTCTGGGTAAAAAAGcaaatttttaaaacaaaattttaaaacctCTATTTCAGATCCTCCAAGCCATCCGGTGATAACTGGTTACAAGTCAGGTGATGTCGTCCGAACAGGTGACAGGTTGACCCTGTCCTGTACATCACGTGGTGGAAACCCACTCGCCACAGTCATCTGGTACAAAAATGGCAAGGAGCTGGATGACGTCTATGACAAAAAGATGATCAATATGGCGGTGAATAAGTTGGAATTGACGGCACAACAGTCAGATAATTTAGCCAAGTATTCGTGCATTGCTAAGAATGTTGTGACGGAGAGTCCTATGGAGGCATCAGTTGTCTTGTCTGTGCAGTGTAAGTAAAACTTAACATATTGAAAAATGAAGTTTCGTTCTAAGTCTTTTAACTTGGTTTGCCGGGCTGCCCAACAACAAAAACTTCTAAacccacaactcttgaacccaTGGTTGAAGTGATGACTCATCCAAGTTACTTCTGCATGGGTCATATTAGAACCATGATGCATGATATATGAACTATGAGAACCATCACGGTGGTGCTCAAGGAGCAAATGAAAAGTGACCTGATTACTTCTCTCCAGTACTGCTCTAGAGAGCCTAGGAGCTGCTCATCCAGTCCCACTCGACGTGGGTGGATAGAGCATTCACCAGGCGGGATTTCCAACTCATCACTCCTGAAGTGGGATTGAAAGCACTCAATACTTACCAAGTTGGCACACTGCCCCATCTAGATCCACACCTATACAGATTAGCTAAAGTTGCATCTCTTCATCAAAAGGCCTGGTAATGTGTATGGTTTTCCTTTCTTTCAGTCGCCCCAGAGAAAGTCGTAATCACCGGTGAAACCGGAGCAAAAGCCGGTGAAAGCATCACGCTCACATGCGAGACAACTAACAGCAATCCTGCATCCACCATAAAGTGGTTTGCGAAAGGCCGCCAGCTAGGTGGTGACTCGTCAAGTATCATCCCGTCGCCAGATGGTGGATTCATCACACGGTCGCAAGTCACGGTAAAGCTGTCGGACTCGGAGAACAAGGTGATATATACGTGTCAGGCAACGAGCAGTGGGCAGACCATGGCGGTGGCTGATAGCGTCACGTTGGAGGTACAATGTAAGTgtgaaatatcaaaaacaaaaagCCCTGAATGTCGTTTTTGTATAGTTTTCGAGGTTTATTACATAAGGTGTACTGTATCCCCAATTATTTTGCTTGGCTTTAACATGCTGGCCATGGAGGATTATTTTTATGGGCTAGTGGTTTGTACGTTGGCCCCAGAGCTGGAAGTTATGTAGCGTTGAGCGTAGTGATGAACTGAACTCCACCACTAAGCCCATTTGAAACCTGTATCCACAACTTAATGTACCAAACAGAGGATCTTTTGCCCCCATAACCGtgcaaaatctttaaaattttcAGATCCTCCTGAAAAACCTGTCATATCCGGCTACAAGATTGGGACACCAATCAACGAGGGCAACATCCAGCGCCTCACGTGCGTGTCAGTTGGCGGCAATCCGCACGCCACCCTAACGTGGTGGAAGGGCAACACGGAGCTGCAGTCAAAGAACACAATTGTGGGAAATATCGCGAGCAGCGAATTGTCGATAAAGGCAGTGTCTTCGGACAATATGGCGGAGTATCGATGCAACGCGACGAATCCTGCAACCAGTGAACCTTTGATCAGTACAGTTGTGTTGACGGTTTACTGTAAGTGTCTGTTGTGAGATTATACTTACGTTTATGTATGTGACTTCACTGTCAtcaatttcctggtttacattAGATTATTGTACAGCATTCTATTGTATGATAAAAATGCAACACTGAGATTTAGGCATCCCTATTTCCAACATTAAATACTCtttgatgattttaaaaaccaGAAAGTCAACGAAGTTACCAAAATCATGATTGCATCAGTGCGTCTCTGCTGGTGTGCCAGTATTGCATATCTCTTAGACAATGTTAGACTCAAGATCTCTTATCCAGATATGTACCTTTTTGTAGAGGGCCATCAAAGTCATACTTTACTGTAAGTGTATCTCATGACTAATTCCCACCATGCTATCTCTTTCAGTCCCACCAAAGTCCCTTACAGTCACCACCGAACCCACTGTTGGCAAAGCCGGGAAACAGATGAAGATTATCTGTGAGACTGAGAGTTCAAATCCGCCAGCACAAATCACGTGGTGGAAAGATGGCCGAGAATTAGTCGGGCGGGGGAAAAATATCGGCATCATCGACGGTGCGTATGGTGGGAAAAGAACGAGGAATTCGCTGACATTGAGGGtggatgaagatgaccatgataGTGAGGTCTCTTGTGAGGCCTTGAACGATGAGTTGGAAATGTCCACCAACAGAAGGGTTCTGATAAGTGTGTTGTGTAAGTTTTTCCCCTCCTCTATCAATTTCATAGAACAAAATTACATTTCTAAAATGATCTGTAGCACAGTGGCTGTCATAAGCTTGGATCAAATTGTTTATACAACACAATCATCTTAGATTAATTTTCTTGGCCGTGGTGGAATCCGTGAGTGATCAGCTGCAGTGCTATGGAGTATGCTAGCATCATCTACTGAGTTTTAAAGCTAAAAAGAAGAAATTTTAGTGTTCCTGCTCAGGGACATAACAATTCTGAATGATGCTAGGTTGCTATAAGTGTACTTTGATCCTTAACATGCACAAGGAATATTATTTCGACATGCATATTAAATCCGACCATTTGAAAAACACTCTCTTTTATGCATCCACATTAATTGATTATTTTAATTTTGTAGTTGCGCCAAAATTCCCGAAAGACACTGCCAAGAAAGTGAGCATCCAGGAAGGCATGAACTACATCCTCAATTTGACAGCAAAGGCAAACCCTAAGAACACCTCATACACCTGGTACAAAGATGGCGTCAAGCTCGTCACGTCATCATTATGGCCGAATATCGTACCGATCGGCCCCATTTTGAATATGACGAGTATTCGGCGGTCGAACGGCGGGAAATATCTTTGCATGGCGCTAAATGACGAAGGGAGTGGTAATATTACCATCAACGTggatgtacaatgtaagtcTGTGCTTGTTTTACTACAATGCAGTTAGCTATTAAGCGCAGCACTTGTctgtctcgagggtgtcctttatagagaggttctactgtatttcaccCTTCATGATCAGCTGTAAAGATAACTTTGGTGATTTACGCTTTAATCAAATTTATTTCTCCACAGTCCCCGCCGAAATCTCCCGCCTCACTACTCCGGTCTACGTCGACCAGGGACAGACGGCTGCAATCGACTGTGAGGCAGAAGCGAACCCGATCACGGACGACATCATCACGTGGAGTCGCCCTGGATACAACATGAACAAGACGCTAACGAATACGATCGGTGGCGCGTCGAAACTTATTGTGTATAATTCGTCGAAGAAAGACAGTGGGAAGTTTCGTTGTACGGCAAATAACGGGATCGGAGACTCGTCTTCTTTCGATGCGGAGTTAGTCGTCAAATGTGAGCATTTGAAATTTCTGTGTCTTGCTTAAATCTGGGTTCTCCACACGGTTTtcgcaaggtagggtggtacccttgtaatccaagaagttttgccagtctGCAAAACAATGTAGGGTGACCAGCCATTTCAAGTTGGGGGCCCTATAGTATGGAAACCCTGCACAAAATTCTAGAGCCAGGTGAGGGCTTGAAGGAATTTATCGACACCTTTCATCATGTAATAATCGGTGTCAATCATTCAGcattaaaacaatgaatgaaattttcgaagtccaaatatttttttcactttatttttttctcaatgtttctgctcaaaatgaggaGAGATTATCATTTTTGGACTTCTAAAAATTTTTAGAATttttaactgatgaaaaacttCAACTCTGAAAGGATGATGGTGATGAATAATTTATATTTCTTAAAAACCTATCTTTTTAGATCCACCAGAGATTGACAAGTCTGAACGCCACATAAAGTTTGCCGCAGCGAAAGGAACAAGAGGAGAGTTGATTTGTCGAGCAGAGGGTGCTCCTGTTGTCACGTTCTTTTGGACGAGGGTAAGTTCATCTACACACTGGTCATAAATGACATACTTTCTACTTAGCACATGGATGTACTTGACGCTATATTGTCTTATAGAGTTTGCATGCAGACTCGTGCAACCCTTGTGCAGTCCCCTGATGAACGTGGCCAAAGCTCATTCCTGTGAGGTTGCTTAATTTAGAATACTACTGACTGTCGGCCTACTGTGTGTGTATTTGTTCACAGCAAATTCAAACTTCAAGATGgccacatcatgcatgtcaaatAAGCTTTTCAAAAGACATCATTTCGGTCCAAAACAAAATTGACTTTAGGTTCATAGTTTAATCCTAGTTCATTTTTTTATGAGACAACGGTGCGAGTTGATGTTGTCTTTCAGAGGGGGAATCATCATACAATCTTATTGATTTCATTTTGACCTTTCAGAATGGTGAAGATATTATACCACGTTATGGTTCAAGATATGAATTGGAGGGTAAAGAAATCGACTGGACACATCACTTAGGTTACCTGTACATTTCCAATGTGACTGACTATGACTATGGCATGTACCATTGTCGGGCCGTAAATAGCTTAGGAAAGGATACAGTAGCCATTAGCTTTGAGACGACAAGTAAGTATATGTGTGTGAACTTGCTTCTATGGTTACCTCTACACTGCCAATATGACTGACAGTGTCTATGGGACGTACCATTGTTAACAGACTAGGGAAGGATCATTGCTAGAAATAGTCTCTTCTTCACAATTCTTCCTGACTTCACAAGTAGAATGAATGTCACTGATTTTCTTCAAGTTTTGCCTGAACGTCAGTTTCATTTGAAAGTCCATTTTCTTTCCAGCGCGACCAGATCCCCCAGAAGATCTGCGCCACGTGAATTCAACCCACGATTCCATCACAGTGATGTGGACATCGGGATTCAATGGTGGGCTGTATCAGTGGTTCAGGATCAAGTATGAGGAGACACGCTCTATGGATCCACCGCTCCTTATCAACGTCAATCCGCCAAGCGCGAACATGTTTACTGTGCCAGGTATGTTGTTTGATTGAACAAATTCTCAAAAGTATTACAGAGTTTGAGAAAGTATTGCTCAATTAACTTCACTATGGGACACTCAATGCTTTCTGCGGCATCATATACGGCCATAATGCTAAGCCATGGATTGCAAAAACCTTTGCGCTAGAAAACCTCACTGTTAAAACTA is from Lineus longissimus chromosome 18, tnLinLong1.2, whole genome shotgun sequence and encodes:
- the LOC135502200 gene encoding nephrin-like isoform X2, which encodes METCLILTSLVYILVLPTVYCQVQSFRVKPNDTIVVQGQTIILKCEVENQQGRVQWTKDGFALGFSRDVPGYSRYSMVGDESRGVYNLKIVNVALGDDALYECQVGPSSGHPPIKTRATLSVAVPPDVPVISGQSNGSIIEVLPTQRTLELICESRNGKPAATITWLRNGKKITTDEIKYSIQDTPNKRQNARSVLTIKPKREDNGATYSCQAINFALSKPLESVVLLSVLHPPSHPVITGYKSGDVVRTGDRLTLSCTSRGGNPLATVIWYKNGKELDDVYDKKMINMAVNKLELTAQQSDNLAKYSCIAKNVVTESPMEASVVLSVQFAPEKVVITGETGAKAGESITLTCETTNSNPASTIKWFAKGRQLGGDSSSIIPSPDGGFITRSQVTVKLSDSENKVIYTCQATSSGQTMAVADSVTLEVQYPPEKPVISGYKIGTPINEGNIQRLTCVSVGGNPHATLTWWKGNTELQSKNTIVGNIASSELSIKAVSSDNMAEYRCNATNPATSEPLISTVVLTVYFPPKSLTVTTEPTVGKAGKQMKIICETESSNPPAQITWWKDGRELVGRGKNIGIIDGAYGGKRTRNSLTLRVDEDDHDSEVSCEALNDELEMSTNRRVLISVLFAPKFPKDTAKKVSIQEGMNYILNLTAKANPKNTSYTWYKDGVKLVTSSLWPNIVPIGPILNMTSIRRSNGGKYLCMALNDEGSGNITINVDVQFPAEISRLTTPVYVDQGQTAAIDCEAEANPITDDIITWSRPGYNMNKTLTNTIGGASKLIVYNSSKKDSGKFRCTANNGIGDSSSFDAELVVKYPPEIDKSERHIKFAAAKGTRGELICRAEGAPVVTFFWTRNGEDIIPRYGSRYELEGKEIDWTHHLGYLYISNVTDYDYGMYHCRAVNSLGKDTVAISFETTTRPDPPEDLRHVNSTHDSITVMWTSGFNGGLYQWFRIKYEETRSMDPPLLINVNPPSANMFTVPGLKFATEYTLYVQAINKLGDSRFSQSAKCSTSSIPPKDEQIAQGDEVPLLIIVAVCAVAMVVLGLNVCLILYLIRRRKRKMQKGTPPQKAEHDSQSNTIEMYAPPGSGNVYPNPLPEDTKTYSSYDRSLDDFNDDLYKSYHDDESDDTIVWFPRPDFSKSTCFRKYGGPLVVPDETYPLKGGGPYSPARSDISSTGTDSPHASLINSKSKKTYIDDSIVASNKVYNKAGSLPRNHHTNGPIENDYHDTVSKTRSLKRDREDANRNFSTFQNHTGQNHQNHINRTKTPPPPPVRSTSHPRGPHPAPPPYANEAQSSQRHLTPQSVNNGSVPPPPREIMAPSQLGRPQIYQMQGALV
- the LOC135502200 gene encoding nephrin-like isoform X9 yields the protein METCLILTSLVYILVLPTVYCQVQSFRVKPNDTIVVQGQTIILKCEVENQQGRVQWTKDGFALGFSRDVPGYSRYSMVGDESRGVYNLKIVNVALGDDALYECQVGPSSGHPPIKTRATLSVAVPPDVPVISGQSNGSIIEVLPTQRTLELICESRNGKPAATITWLRNGKKITTDEIKYSIQDTPNKRQNARSVLTIKPKREDNGATYSCQAINFALSKPLESVVLLSVLHPPSHPVITGYKSGDVVRTGDRLTLSCTSRGGNPLATVIWYKNGKELDDVYDKKMINMAVNKLELTAQQSDNLAKYSCIAKNVVTESPMEASVVLSVQFAPEKVVITGETGAKAGESITLTCETTNSNPASTIKWFAKGRQLGGDSSSIIPSPDGGFITRSQVTVKLSDSENKVIYTCQATSSGQTMAVADSVTLEVQYPPEKPVISGYKIGTPINEGNIQRLTCVSVGGNPHATLTWWKGNTELQSKNTIVGNIASSELSIKAVSSDNMAEYRCNATNPATSEPLISTVVLTVYFPPKSLTVTTEPTVGKAGKQMKIICETESSNPPAQITWWKDGRELVGRGKNIGIIDGAYGGKRTRNSLTLRVDEDDHDSEVSCEALNDELEMSTNRRVLISVLFAPKFPKDTAKKVSIQEGMNYILNLTAKANPKNTSYTWYKDGVKLVTSSLWPNIVPIGPILNMTSIRRSNGGKYLCMALNDEGSGNITINVDVQFPAEISRLTTPVYVDQGQTAAIDCEAEANPITDDIITWSRPGYNMNKTLTNTIGGASKLIVYNSSKKDSGKFRCTANNGIGDSSSFDAELVVKYPPEIDKSERHIKFAAAKGTRGELICRAEGAPVVTFFWTRNGEDIIPRYGSRYELEGKEIDWTHHLGYLYISNVTDYDYGMYHCRAVNSLGKDTVAISFETTTRPDPPEDLRHVNSTHDSITVMWTSGFNGGLYQWFRIKYEETRSMDPPLLINVNPPSANMFTVPGLKFATEYTLYVQAINKLGDSRFSQSAKCSTSSIPPKDEQIAQGDEVPLLIIVAVCAVAMVVLGLNVCLILYLIRRRKRKMQKGTPPQKEAEHDSQSNTIEMYAPPGSGNVYPNPLPEDTKTYSSYDRSLDDFNDDLYKSYHDDETYPLKGGGPYSPARSDISSTGTDSPHASLINSKSKKTYIDDSIVASNKVYNKAGSLPRNHHTNGPIENDYHDTVSKTRSLKRDREDANRNFSTFQNHTGQNHQNHINRTKTPPPPPVRSTSHPRGPHPAPPPYANEAQSSQRHLTPQSVNNGSVPPPPREIMAPSQLGRPQIYQMQGALV
- the LOC135502200 gene encoding nephrin-like isoform X8 translates to METCLILTSLVYILVLPTVYCQVQSFRVKPNDTIVVQGQTIILKCEVENQQGRVQWTKDGFALGFSRDVPGYSRYSMVGDESRGVYNLKIVNVALGDDALYECQVGPSSGHPPIKTRATLSVAVPPDVPVISGQSNGSIIEVLPTQRTLELICESRNGKPAATITWLRNGKKITTDEIKYSIQDTPNKRQNARSVLTIKPKREDNGATYSCQAINFALSKPLESVVLLSVLHPPSHPVITGYKSGDVVRTGDRLTLSCTSRGGNPLATVIWYKNGKELDDVYDKKMINMAVNKLELTAQQSDNLAKYSCIAKNVVTESPMEASVVLSVQFAPEKVVITGETGAKAGESITLTCETTNSNPASTIKWFAKGRQLGGDSSSIIPSPDGGFITRSQVTVKLSDSENKVIYTCQATSSGQTMAVADSVTLEVQYPPEKPVISGYKIGTPINEGNIQRLTCVSVGGNPHATLTWWKGNTELQSKNTIVGNIASSELSIKAVSSDNMAEYRCNATNPATSEPLISTVVLTVYFPPKSLTVTTEPTVGKAGKQMKIICETESSNPPAQITWWKDGRELVGRGKNIGIIDGAYGGKRTRNSLTLRVDEDDHDSEVSCEALNDELEMSTNRRVLISVLFAPKFPKDTAKKVSIQEGMNYILNLTAKANPKNTSYTWYKDGVKLVTSSLWPNIVPIGPILNMTSIRRSNGGKYLCMALNDEGSGNITINVDVQFPAEISRLTTPVYVDQGQTAAIDCEAEANPITDDIITWSRPGYNMNKTLTNTIGGASKLIVYNSSKKDSGKFRCTANNGIGDSSSFDAELVVKYPPEIDKSERHIKFAAAKGTRGELICRAEGAPVVTFFWTRNGEDIIPRYGSRYELEGKEIDWTHHLGYLYISNVTDYDYGMYHCRAVNSLGKDTVAISFETTTRPDPPEDLRHVNSTHDSITVMWTSGFNGGLYQWFRIKYEETRSMDPPLLINVNPPSANMFTVPGLKFATEYTLYVQAINKLGDSRFSQSAKCSTSSIPPKDEQIAQGDEVPLLIIVAVCAVAMVVLGLNVCLILYLIRRRKRKMQKGTPPQKEAEHDSQSNTIEMYAPPGSGNVYPNPLPEDTKTYSSYDRSLDDFNDDLYKSYHDPNKPSTKDETYPLKGGGPYSPARSDISSTGTDSPHASLINSKSKKTYIDDSIVASNKVYNKAGSLPRNHHTNGPIENDYHDTVSKTRSLKRDREDANRNFSTFQNHTGQNHQNHINRTKTPPPPPVRSTSHPRGPHPAPPPYANEAQSSQRHLTPQSVNNGSVPPPPREIMAPSQLGRPQIYQMQGALV